GATCCCGCTCGGCCGCTTGGCGAGGAGTAGCACATATGACGGATCGCAGGACGCTCGCATGAGTCGCGGCATTGCTGTcacctgcaccgcctcggaGGCAGACCTGAAGGATAGCGATGTTGGCCGCACTAAACACGATGACGATGAGGAGGTAGTCTCCACCCTGTGAcggaggtgatggtggccgAGCTGGAGAATGGACTTTATGGCCCACTGCGTGTCGACGGAGGCCATTTTATCGAGTCTGCTGTATGGATCTTATGGTTCTTTTCTAGAGTGGTGCGTGCAGTGCGTCTAACGATTAGGACACGAaaagccaaaaaaaaaaaacaaggaaaaagagCGAAGTGCAGCCGCGTCGCTCGCTCTTCCGACAGCCGAGTGAGAGATAAATGATTCTGTGCGGCAGAAAATGGTGAGAGGCAGAGCGGTGCACGtatgggcgtgtgtgcgaaTGTGGGAAGAGGGTAGAAGACTGTATGCGATTGTGCTTTGCGTGGTGCTGTTGCGTGAATCGGAACGCGACGGGTTGCTGTTTTTATGGCGTGGGGGTGGGGCCGCATTCTTAATTTGaggaaagagcgagagagaagcgagcaTGCTAGTTAAGGTGGGGGCCCAGAATGCATGCGGGCCACATCTGTGGAGGGAACACGGCGACAAATGACAGCTCCATGGAATGAGCAAACAACCAACGCACACCCCGTCCGTTGGAGCCAATCGcaagggagagcgagggtTTCGGGAGCAGCTGCAAATCAAGGAAGGCCTACTCATCCAACTCTCGTGCACAGTCGCCCATACTGTCTGCGCCCCAGCAGAGGATGACAAAGGCAAACAAAAAGCACCAAGAGCTCGCACGCGTCCTGCGTGCGAGCGGTTATCCATGAAGTTGACTCGCCCCTCTGccgtgtgccgccgctcatGATTTTACGCTCTAAAGACTCAGCGCCTATTCGTGGACGCGGAGACATGCATGTGCAGAGCGGTGAGAGAATAAGAAGCGAGAcaaggagagcgaggcgagTCGCCCTTCTCacgctctcctccctcctcttaGCATGCAACTGGAAAACCGCGTCATCAAACCGACGCCGGAAGAGCAGTCCCGAATGCACGAGCGCCGGTATAGTCCCGCACTATGTCAGGGGCTCTTTCGCTCAAATAGAGTAGAGAATCACTGCCACGGCGGCTGAGGGTTCTGCGGCCCGTCATTCTGCTGCTTCGTCACCGACAAGACGACGATGCGATTGTGGTTGGGGATGGAAGACGCGTTTGACGACAGGGACGCACCCCAACCTTCCTGCGGAGGCGGTAGATTGCTCGCAAAAGGCGACGGCTGGTAAGCCTGGGCCGGTGCACCGTTCGCGGAGGGGTAGGCGGTGGCGCCTGGTGCGCCGCTCTTGAAGTTGTAGCTCTGTGGCTGGGCGGGCGCAGCGTACGGGGCCGCGCTCCCGGAAGAGCCGAGAAACCCTATCAtatgctgctgttgctgttgcagCTGTGCCGGCGCGGGTTGACCCCAAGTGAAcggctgcggttgctgctgctggtacGGGTAGGGATTCGCCGCAGGTGCGGATGGTGCGGCAAAATCGAACGTCGATGCGTGCTGACTTCCTACACATGGCGCGCACACCATCGGGCCACTTGCAGCGTAGGGAGTCGGctgcgcttgctgctgctgctggtacGGCAGCTGTGAGGACTGCAGCTGCGTAGGTGCCATCATGCTGCTCTGGGGGCCTTGAGTGAAGTTGTACATGCCGCCATCAGTAGGATAGCTCATCgactgctgttgctgttgttgctgtggATGAGGAGCGCTATATCCACCTGCTGGCTGCAccactggcggcggcactccAGCAAACAAGTCAGCCACGATACTGGTTACTGTTgcgggctgctgcggcgctggaggagcaggggCGTGCAAGGTAGTcattggtggtggtggtgctgctgcatgcgCTGTAGGTTGCGGTGTCGACGAAGACTGCACTGATGCAGAGAACAGGCTGTCGAAGGCGTCCTCTTGCGGCGGTCGCGCGGGATTCGTCGGTGCCGAAACGGGCCCGGGTTGCGCCGTGGGTGCCTCTGGAATTGAAGCGAGAGAGGACTCTGCAGGCCTCGTCACGGACAAAGGTGGTGGCGCCTGTGAAGGCTGTTCCCTTGCGTGCTCCCACGAGTCTTGCAAAGCGGAGAGCTCCTGCGCATTCAAAAACCGCCGTTCTTCGAAGACCACGCGCACGTGGTCTTTCAGCGCCATCACGTCACCGGAGCGAGGGAGCTGGTTGTGAAAGGTGCTCAACCATACCTTGAGGGCCCGGTCGTTGCCGGCTACGGAGAAACGGGCGATCTCGTCATCCGTAAACTCACTCATCGTGATCCCCTTCACCTTGTGCTGAAAGGAGCGgtgcacggcgctgcagccggagCAGACAAGAATGCCAAAATCTGAGACTACGTACAGCGGACCTCGCATGCCGCAATCAAAACAGCTCTTGTTGCCACCATTCTGGCTGAGCttccgcagcacctccttgtGCCGCTCCGACTTGCGCTGTCGAATATTCATCCTTGCTTTTTGAAAGACACTGGTgacttttcgttttttttttattttatTACTTCTCAGCGCTACGTGTGCAGGTCTTCTGCCCCACTAAAGGCGCTGCAATGCTGCCGTGAACGACGTCGCGGAAATAAAAAAGTATGCATCCGAGGGTGTCGACAAGGATGACGAAAGCGGTGCCAGTGGTGATACTCACCGGGCTCTTTGCTTTGGCGCCCGCGCTTTTCTGAGTAGACTACCGAAGCTGATCGGTGAAGGCGCACGGAGAAGTTGCTATTGcgaggtgaggagggggtgggtaAGGGCGAGGGTGGATGCGCGTACGTGCGTTGTTGTggatacagagagagagagggagacggtaGAGTGACAAATAATGCGCGTCAAAGAGATCTACAGCACCACAAGAGTCAGAGACAGATCCCGTTCGagagtgcagcagcgtgcggcgCCTGTGAGAGCTGTGCCTCGATGGCGTTCGAGCATACGTGACGGACGACCTTCCTCTTTAAAGAGGTCCCACCGGTGACGTGCGGGGTCCGAAGCTTGTCACGCGAAACGAACAAAGTGCTCTCAACATCAACGAAAAACCTCCGTCATACACGGAGGTTTCCTCGTCTTTCAATGCAGCGGCGTTCAAGACCTCTGTGCCTCCCACTTCTTCCTCTGATCAGCCCCACCAaatgcacatacacacacaccgtgGGATGATACACGGGAGGCAAAGGTTCGATAGACCCCCTCGCTCTACCTCACTCACAGTGCACGGAATCCTGTCCGCACCGGACACGAGAGGAGCAAGAACAAtatgcaaaaaaaaaacgagtgCACCATTACAGTGTATGTagccgtgtgtgtgcgtgcgtgcttgacCGCTGCTCCACGACTCAATGGTCTGCGGCATCTGTGGAGTGGGCG
This genomic stretch from Leishmania donovani BPK282A1 complete genome, chromosome 36 harbors:
- a CDS encoding ADP-ribosylation factor GTPase activating protein, putative, with protein sequence MNIRQRKSERHKEVLRKLSQNGGNKSCFDCGMRGPLYVVSDFGILVCSGCSAVHRSFQHKVKGITMSEFTDDEIARFSVAGNDRALKVWLSTFHNQLPRSGDVMALKDHVRVVFEERRFLNAQELSALQDSWEHAREQPSQAPPPLSVTRPAESSLASIPEAPTAQPGPVSAPTNPARPPQEDAFDSLFSASVQSSSTPQPTAHAAAPPPPMTTLHAPAPPAPQQPATVTSIVADLFAGVPPPVVQPAGGYSAPHPQQQQQQQSMSYPTDGGMYNFTQGPQSSMMAPTQLQSSQLPYQQQQQAQPTPYAASGPMVCAPCVGSQHASTFDFAAPSAPAANPYPYQQQQPQPFTWGQPAPAQLQQQQQHMIGFLGSSGSAAPYAAPAQPQSYNFKSGAPGATAYPSANGAPAQAYQPSPFASNLPPPQEGWGASLSSNASSIPNHNRIVVLSVTKQQNDGPQNPQPPWQ